From Bacteroidales bacterium, one genomic window encodes:
- a CDS encoding TPM domain-containing protein, producing the protein MWFVKRLIPKEDEKMIVAAIKKAELNTSGEIRVHIESECKEDNPLARAIYVFNMLGMYKTAARNGVLIYVAKKSRKFAIIGDDGINRVIPDNYWNDIRSAMSEDFSKGQYASGICNAILSTGELLKKEFPHTADDVNEQSDEISFGK; encoded by the coding sequence ATGTGGTTTGTTAAACGTCTGATTCCCAAAGAGGATGAGAAGATGATAGTGGCCGCTATAAAAAAAGCGGAGCTGAATACATCCGGAGAAATTCGCGTGCACATAGAGAGCGAATGCAAAGAGGATAATCCTTTAGCAAGGGCAATTTATGTCTTCAACATGCTTGGCATGTACAAGACAGCAGCGCGCAACGGAGTATTGATTTATGTGGCAAAGAAAAGCCGCAAGTTTGCAATCATTGGAGATGACGGTATTAACAGAGTTATTCCGGATAATTATTGGAATGACATCCGCTCGGCAATGTCTGAAGATTTCTCTAAAGGACAGTATGCCAGCGGAATATGCAATGCAATTCTAAGCACGGGAGAATTGCTTAAGAAAGAGTTCCCGCACACGGCGGATGATGTAAATGAACAGAGCGATGAGATATCTTTTGGGAAATAA
- a CDS encoding FAD:protein FMN transferase gives MFRKIERRFAGAAAVLLMAIFTGCNKGNDYIALTGVAQGSTYHIVYEPVDSSSASVRDSVNLYFKQIDNSVSGYDSTSLLYKFNNNLPVKPDKIFIDNFVASQKMYKVSNGAFDASSAPLFDLWGFGFKNKANVTKAKIDSIMQFTGMEHFKLVGDSITKDDPRCELNFNAIAQGYTADYFAERFRKMGIKNFMIEIGGEIFAQGVNPKGKEWNIGVDKPVDGNNSPGEMIQDEIRISGKGLVTSGDYRKYYVENGKKYAHTINPKTGYPVQHNLLSATVVAPNATAADAYATYFMVVGLERAKEIIAETPDIEALLIYGDQNNMKQYVSEGMKKMTKETK, from the coding sequence ATGTTTAGGAAAATAGAAAGGCGCTTTGCGGGTGCCGCAGCTGTTTTATTGATGGCTATCTTTACAGGATGCAATAAGGGCAATGATTACATTGCGCTGACAGGTGTCGCCCAGGGTAGTACTTATCACATTGTTTATGAACCTGTTGATAGTTCCTCTGCTAGTGTCAGGGATAGTGTGAATCTGTATTTCAAGCAGATAGACAATTCCGTATCGGGGTACGATTCAACGTCTCTCCTTTATAAATTCAACAATAACCTGCCCGTAAAACCGGATAAAATTTTCATTGACAATTTTGTTGCATCTCAGAAGATGTACAAGGTAAGCAATGGGGCTTTTGATGCCTCAAGCGCTCCGTTGTTTGACCTGTGGGGGTTCGGTTTTAAAAATAAGGCTAACGTTACAAAGGCAAAGATAGACAGCATAATGCAGTTTACCGGAATGGAACACTTTAAGCTTGTCGGGGATTCCATTACAAAGGATGATCCGCGCTGTGAGCTGAATTTCAATGCGATTGCACAGGGATATACCGCAGATTATTTTGCCGAAAGATTCAGAAAGATGGGGATTAAAAATTTTATGATAGAAATAGGAGGGGAGATTTTTGCACAGGGTGTAAATCCTAAGGGCAAGGAGTGGAACATTGGAGTTGACAAGCCTGTTGACGGGAATAATTCTCCCGGCGAGATGATACAGGATGAAATCCGCATTTCAGGCAAAGGGCTTGTAACCAGCGGAGACTACAGAAAATATTACGTGGAGAACGGCAAAAAATATGCGCACACCATTAACCCAAAGACTGGCTATCCTGTGCAGCATAATTTGCTGAGCGCAACCGTTGTAGCTCCAAACGCAACAGCAGCAGATGCTTACGCAACATATTTTATGGTAGTGGGATTGGAAAGAGCAAAAGAAATTATTGCAGAAACTCCTGATATTGAGGCGCTTTTGATTTACGGAGACCAAAACAATATGAAGCAATATGTTTCCGAGGGGATGAAGAAAATGACAAAAGAGACAAAGTAG
- a CDS encoding fumarate hydratase codes for MEEYKYNPMFELGKDTTEYHLLKDSKKYVTVGNFEGHKILKVSAEGLRMLSKQAFHDIAFMLRPYHNEMVAKILDDPQASENDKAVALTFMLNADVASKCQLPLCQDTGTAIIFGWKGENVYTGGGDAAALEHGVYDTYTTDNLRYSQTVAFDMYKEKNSGNNIPAQIEIFSHDGDEYKFLFMAKGGGSANKTYLYQETKALLAPDKLEKFLIEKMRSLGTAACPPYHIAFVIGGTSADLNLSTVKLASAKYYDALPTKGLGNGQAFRDVEMEQKLLKDAQELGIGAQFGGKYFAHDVRVIRLPRHGASCPVGLGVSCSADRNIKAKINEDGIWLETLDANPARLIPAKFKNSSSAFEGGVHINLNRPMKEVLAELTKHPVSTFLLLDGTIIVARDIAHAKLKERLDKGEGLPQYIKDHPVYYAGPAKTPKGMPSGSFGPTTAARMDPYVDLFQDNGGSMIMIAKGNRSQAVTDACKKHGGFYLGSIGGPAAILAQDNIKSVKCIEYPELGMEAIWQIEVVNFPAFILVDDKGNDFFSKFEGR; via the coding sequence ATGGAAGAATACAAATACAATCCCATGTTTGAACTTGGCAAGGATACTACTGAGTATCACTTGCTTAAAGATTCAAAAAAATATGTAACCGTTGGAAACTTTGAAGGTCATAAGATTTTAAAAGTTTCTGCGGAAGGTTTGAGAATGCTCTCAAAGCAGGCATTTCATGACATTGCTTTTATGTTGAGACCATATCATAATGAGATGGTTGCAAAGATTTTGGATGACCCTCAGGCCAGTGAAAATGATAAGGCGGTTGCTCTGACTTTTATGTTAAATGCAGATGTGGCTTCTAAATGTCAGCTGCCTCTTTGCCAGGATACGGGCACGGCAATTATTTTTGGCTGGAAGGGAGAGAACGTTTATACCGGAGGCGGTGATGCGGCTGCTCTGGAGCATGGAGTTTATGATACATATACAACTGATAATCTGCGTTATTCACAGACAGTTGCCTTTGATATGTATAAGGAGAAAAACTCCGGAAACAACATTCCCGCACAGATAGAAATTTTTTCTCACGACGGTGATGAGTACAAGTTTTTATTCATGGCAAAAGGTGGCGGAAGCGCAAACAAAACATATTTGTATCAGGAAACAAAAGCGCTTCTTGCACCGGATAAACTGGAGAAGTTTTTAATTGAGAAGATGCGTTCTTTGGGAACTGCGGCATGTCCTCCTTATCATATTGCATTTGTAATTGGAGGAACTTCTGCAGACTTGAATCTCTCTACGGTTAAACTTGCATCTGCAAAATATTATGATGCGCTGCCAACTAAGGGCCTTGGCAACGGCCAGGCATTCAGGGATGTAGAGATGGAGCAAAAACTTTTGAAGGATGCGCAGGAGCTTGGAATTGGCGCTCAGTTTGGCGGCAAATATTTTGCGCATGATGTTAGAGTGATAAGACTTCCGCGTCACGGAGCCTCTTGTCCTGTTGGACTTGGAGTAAGCTGCAGCGCAGACAGAAATATTAAAGCAAAGATTAATGAGGACGGAATTTGGTTGGAGACATTGGACGCAAATCCTGCCCGCCTGATTCCGGCCAAGTTTAAAAATAGCAGCTCCGCTTTTGAGGGTGGCGTTCATATAAATCTGAATCGTCCTATGAAAGAGGTGCTTGCAGAGCTGACCAAACATCCCGTTTCTACTTTCCTTCTGTTGGACGGAACTATCATTGTTGCCCGCGATATTGCGCATGCTAAATTGAAGGAGCGTCTTGATAAAGGAGAGGGGCTTCCTCAATACATTAAAGATCACCCGGTTTACTATGCCGGTCCTGCGAAAACTCCTAAAGGAATGCCGAGCGGTTCATTTGGCCCAACAACAGCTGCGCGCATGGACCCTTATGTAGATTTGTTCCAGGATAACGGGGGCAGCATGATTATGATTGCTAAAGGCAATAGAAGCCAGGCAGTTACAGACGCATGCAAAAAGCACGGCGGATTTTATCTTGGCAGCATAGGCGGTCCTGCTGCAATCCTTGCACAGGATAACATCAAGAGCGTCAAATGCATAGAATATCCTGAGCTTGGAATGGAAGCCATCTGGCAGATAGAGGTTGTTAACTTCCCTGCGTTCATTTTGGTAGATGACAAAGGCAATGATTTTTTCAGTAAATTCGAGGGCCGTTAG
- a CDS encoding TPM domain-containing protein, with product MRYLLGNKCAAVLAALCFIAAAAIPAGAQKTAAQPAAKSAVVQSAAKQPAAAKNVAVQPAAANQNIRLLAADSIKKASTNAAEKSLQAAVKKDKDGNVIGTSFGSTLATDPYVPVGDEQIKAAESALDAAEQKESSSKFNSAADAIPAAPNPQRLVNDYTGILTPEQVAAMETRCEDFSRKTSNQIAIVIVPTLYGFDKEEYARTIGKTWDVGQKKYLNGIVLLVKPKIGNESGEVFISTGSGLEGVLTDAMCERIIQLRLIPAFRENDYYDGINDALSLIFPLAAGEISSDEFSGDDGESPHDIFILVFLLLFFGGIIAAKIYEHKHGRHIGRGGGFNTGGGFDRPFFGGFGGGSGGGGFGGFGGFGGGGGGFCGGGAGGSW from the coding sequence ATGAGATATCTTTTGGGAAATAAATGCGCTGCTGTTCTTGCGGCGTTATGCTTTATTGCAGCTGCGGCAATACCTGCCGGAGCGCAAAAGACTGCTGCACAACCGGCCGCAAAATCAGCTGTAGTCCAGAGTGCTGCAAAGCAACCTGCGGCTGCAAAAAATGTTGCCGTGCAACCTGCGGCTGCAAATCAAAATATCAGATTGCTTGCCGCGGACTCAATAAAAAAAGCAAGCACAAATGCTGCAGAAAAATCTCTGCAAGCCGCCGTTAAAAAAGATAAAGACGGCAATGTAATAGGAACATCTTTTGGTTCCACGCTTGCAACAGATCCTTACGTACCAGTTGGAGATGAGCAGATTAAAGCGGCGGAGTCTGCGCTGGATGCCGCAGAACAAAAAGAATCTTCTTCTAAATTTAACTCAGCTGCGGATGCAATTCCGGCAGCTCCCAATCCTCAAAGATTGGTCAATGACTACACAGGAATTTTAACTCCGGAACAAGTTGCCGCAATGGAAACCCGCTGTGAAGATTTCTCCAGAAAAACTTCTAACCAAATTGCAATTGTAATTGTTCCAACTCTGTACGGATTTGATAAAGAGGAATATGCGCGCACAATAGGAAAAACTTGGGATGTAGGACAGAAAAAATATCTTAACGGAATTGTTCTGCTTGTAAAGCCAAAAATCGGAAATGAGAGTGGTGAAGTTTTCATCTCCACAGGCTCCGGATTGGAGGGTGTTCTTACAGACGCAATGTGCGAGAGAATTATACAACTGCGTCTTATTCCGGCCTTTAGAGAGAATGATTACTATGACGGAATTAATGATGCTCTTAGTTTGATTTTCCCTCTTGCAGCCGGTGAGATTTCTTCAGATGAGTTCAGCGGAGATGATGGAGAAAGTCCGCATGACATATTTATCTTAGTATTCCTTCTTCTGTTTTTCGGCGGTATAATTGCAGCTAAAATTTATGAGCACAAACACGGCAGACATATCGGCCGCGGCGGCGGATTCAACACCGGAGGCGGGTTTGACAGGCCATTCTTTGGCGGCTTTGGCGGCGGTTCCGGCGGAGGCGGCTTTGGAGGTTTCGGCGGTTTTGGCGGCGGAGGCGGAGGCTTCTGCGGAGGAGGTGCCGGAGGAAGCTGGTAA
- a CDS encoding LemA family protein, whose translation MKKGCSGLIVVLVILAVLVIWGIKAYNSMVKQREAVNTAWSNVENTYQRRADLIPNLVSTVKGYAKHEQSTLEGVVEARAKATQIKVDPANLDEASLKKFNDAQGELGSALGKLLMIQENYPDLKANENFLELQSQLEGTENRINVARNNFNDTAKNYNTYLQKFPNNVISGLFGFKTKPYFEAAAGSETAPKVEF comes from the coding sequence ATGAAAAAAGGATGTTCAGGACTAATAGTAGTACTCGTCATTTTGGCGGTACTAGTTATCTGGGGCATAAAGGCCTATAACTCAATGGTTAAACAGCGTGAGGCTGTAAACACTGCATGGAGCAACGTAGAAAACACCTATCAGAGAAGAGCAGATTTGATTCCTAATCTGGTATCCACCGTTAAGGGTTATGCAAAGCATGAACAATCTACGCTAGAGGGAGTTGTAGAGGCTCGCGCAAAGGCTACTCAAATAAAAGTTGATCCTGCAAATTTGGACGAGGCTTCACTTAAGAAATTTAATGATGCTCAAGGTGAACTTGGCAGCGCGCTTGGCAAACTGCTTATGATTCAGGAGAATTATCCGGACCTTAAGGCAAATGAAAACTTCCTGGAACTTCAAAGTCAGCTGGAGGGAACAGAGAATAGAATTAACGTTGCGCGCAACAACTTTAATGATACTGCAAAGAACTACAACACGTATCTGCAGAAATTCCCTAACAACGTGATTTCCGGTCTGTTCGGCTTTAAGACCAAACCTTACTTTGAGGCAGCCGCAGGCTCAGAAACAGCTCCAAAAGTTGAATTTTAA